From the genome of Vagococcus entomophilus:
GATTTTTAATTGTCTGTAATAAAGAGTTTTAAAATAAGCTCTCATGATATAGGAAATGAAAGGAGAATGAAAATGAAAAAAATAAGTATTTTAGGAATAGTTGGCTTGAGTCTGTTTCTTGGAGCGTGTACGCAAGCTAAAAAGGATGAGGCTAAACAAAATAACCAGCTGACTAGCCTTACTTCAATTCAGCAAAGCGAGGGTGGAACTTCCGCGACGAAAGAAACAAACAGTATAAGTCAAGAAACTACAAGGCTGACGCTCGCTCATGCCGTACAGATTTATGAAAGTAATTACCCCAATACATCTGTGACTTCTATTGAGCTTGATTCATCATTTGGCATCTATTACTACGAAATTAAGGGGGTCGATGATCAAAAAGAATATGAGCTAAAAATTCATGCTAAAACTGGTGATATCAAGAAAAAACGTGTCGAAAATTTAGAGAATGATGAAAAAAATGGTGTGGAGCGAAAGGAAAAAGGAATGGTGACAACCAACCTTTTATCTTTGGAAGAAATCACTTCGCGTGCGCAAGAAGCTGCAGGTGACGGAACGGCGGTAGAGTGGAATTTGGAAAAAGAACTGGATACCGTTTATTGGGAGGTCAAAGTGAAGTCTGGAAAAAGTGAGACGGATGTCACGCTTAATGCAGAGACAGGTACAGTTCTAGAAGTAGAAAAAGAAGATTAAAAAAAGCAAAACGTTAAAAAATTGTCAATAAAAAAGAAGTTACCACTGTTTAGGTAAGTTAAAGCGACTTTGAGTGTGAAATAAAAGTGAGTATTCACTTTGTTTCACACTTTTTTAGAGTCAAAAATTCTTG
Proteins encoded in this window:
- a CDS encoding PepSY domain-containing protein, with translation MKKISILGIVGLSLFLGACTQAKKDEAKQNNQLTSLTSIQQSEGGTSATKETNSISQETTRLTLAHAVQIYESNYPNTSVTSIELDSSFGIYYYEIKGVDDQKEYELKIHAKTGDIKKKRVENLENDEKNGVERKEKGMVTTNLLSLEEITSRAQEAAGDGTAVEWNLEKELDTVYWEVKVKSGKSETDVTLNAETGTVLEVEKED